A single Dechloromonas denitrificans DNA region contains:
- a CDS encoding potassium transporter Kup — translation MNSTLHQAGNSSGKRLAVLALSALGVVYGDIGTSPLYAVKEVFAGNHPIPITEANIFGSLSLFFWALVIIVSIKYVMFIMRADNRGEGGIMAMIALALHDAQGKPRQMRLIMIVGILGAAMFYGDGMVTPAMSVLSAVEGLEVVTPAFRPFVIPITMLVLFGLFFVQRHGTAMVGAAFGPVMVLWFSTLAILGVSNIIDHPAILAALNPLYGLEFLFSNKAMALLAMGNVVLAVTGAEALYADMGHFGVKPIRRAWFAFVLPALVLNYFGQGALILGDPESAKNPFFNLAPEWALFPLVGLATVATVIASQAVISGAFSVTRQAMQLGFMPRMEVQHTSEKEAGQIYLPAVNWGLMLAVMILVLGFRSSNNLAAAYGIAVTGDMVITSILATVVVARSWKWGWGRAIALFSCFLAVELVFLAANILKIPDGGWFPLVAGMVIFILMTTWKRGRKLLSERLQGERLELSLFLDSLANSMPTRVAGTSVFLNADPKGVPHALLHNLMHNKVVHERVILLSVQFFDVPFVPDIDRVEVRPLKENFWTVLIHYGFKDEPNVPGALERCGVFGLEFNALETSYFIGRETLIPRLGSEMAFWREKIFVAMFRNAGSATAFFQIPSNRVVELGTQVVL, via the coding sequence ATGAACAGCACTCTCCATCAGGCCGGGAATTCTTCCGGCAAGCGCCTTGCCGTCCTCGCCTTGTCGGCGCTCGGGGTGGTCTATGGCGACATCGGCACCAGCCCGCTCTATGCGGTCAAGGAAGTTTTTGCCGGCAACCATCCGATCCCGATTACCGAAGCGAATATTTTCGGCAGCCTGTCGCTGTTTTTCTGGGCGCTGGTCATCATCGTTTCGATCAAGTACGTGATGTTCATCATGCGTGCCGACAACCGGGGCGAGGGCGGCATCATGGCGATGATCGCGCTGGCGCTGCACGACGCGCAGGGCAAGCCGCGCCAGATGAGGCTGATCATGATCGTCGGCATTCTCGGGGCGGCGATGTTCTACGGCGACGGCATGGTGACGCCAGCGATGTCGGTGCTCTCGGCGGTCGAAGGCCTTGAGGTGGTGACGCCGGCCTTCCGGCCTTTCGTGATCCCGATCACGATGCTCGTGCTGTTCGGGCTGTTTTTCGTCCAGCGCCACGGCACGGCGATGGTCGGCGCCGCCTTCGGGCCGGTCATGGTGCTCTGGTTCAGCACGCTGGCCATCCTTGGCGTCAGCAACATCATCGATCATCCGGCCATTCTGGCGGCGCTCAACCCGCTCTACGGCCTCGAGTTCCTGTTCTCCAACAAGGCCATGGCGCTGCTGGCGATGGGTAATGTCGTGCTCGCCGTGACCGGCGCCGAGGCGCTCTACGCCGACATGGGCCATTTCGGCGTCAAGCCGATCCGCCGGGCCTGGTTCGCCTTCGTGCTGCCGGCCCTGGTTCTCAATTACTTCGGCCAGGGCGCCTTGATCCTCGGCGATCCCGAGTCGGCGAAGAATCCCTTCTTCAACCTGGCCCCCGAGTGGGCGCTTTTCCCGCTCGTCGGCCTGGCCACGGTGGCGACGGTGATCGCCTCGCAAGCCGTCATTTCCGGCGCCTTTTCGGTGACCCGCCAGGCCATGCAGCTTGGCTTCATGCCGCGCATGGAAGTGCAGCACACCTCCGAGAAGGAAGCTGGCCAGATCTACCTGCCGGCGGTGAACTGGGGCCTAATGCTGGCCGTGATGATCCTGGTGCTCGGCTTCCGCTCATCCAACAATCTGGCGGCGGCTTATGGCATCGCGGTCACCGGCGACATGGTGATCACCTCCATCCTCGCCACGGTGGTCGTCGCACGTTCGTGGAAATGGGGTTGGGGGCGGGCGATTGCGCTGTTCTCCTGCTTCCTCGCCGTCGAACTCGTCTTCCTCGCCGCCAATATCCTGAAGATTCCCGACGGCGGCTGGTTTCCGCTGGTCGCCGGGATGGTCATCTTCATCCTGATGACGACCTGGAAGCGGGGCCGCAAGTTGCTGTCCGAGCGCCTGCAGGGCGAGCGCCTGGAGCTTTCGCTGTTTCTCGATTCGCTGGCCAACTCGATGCCGACCCGGGTTGCCGGTACCTCGGTCTTCCTCAATGCCGACCCGAAGGGTGTGCCGCATGCGCTGCTGCACAACCTGATGCACAACAAGGTGGTGCACGAGCGGGTGATCCTGCTCTCGGTGCAGTTTTTCGACGTGCCGTTCGTGCCCGATATCGACCGCGTCGAAGTCCGTCCGCTGAAGGAAAATTTCTGGACCGTCCTGATTCACTACGGCTTCAAGGATGAGCCCAACGTGCCGGGGGCCCTTGAGCGTTGCGGGGTGTTCGGCCTCGAATTCAATGCGCTGGAAACCTCCTACTTCATCGGCCGCGAGACGCTGATCCCGCGCCTCGGTTCGGAGATGGCCTTCTGGCGCGAAAAGATCTTCGTCGCGATGTTCCGCAATGCCGGCTCGGCAACCGCCTTCTTCCAGATCCCGAGCAACCGGGTGGTCGAGTTGGGCACCCAGGTGGTTCTGTAG